The following proteins come from a genomic window of Metarhizium brunneum chromosome 2, complete sequence:
- the ABCA3 gene encoding ATP-binding cassette sub-family A member 3, producing the protein MDVYRQTNTLTKKTLKIILTRHSTSTIYSALVLPIIASLYLGLGQKFNNPNDQFGIGTPQNILSLGEALSKAQGGRDTVAFVNTGHAGGEIDRVIGSLSKTVGDAGKNATKISNQDDLGYVCKSTIRGTSNCYGAVVFYSSPDEGSGGIWNYTLRADAGLGLYFRNDHDDNDPEVYTLPLQHAVDAAIAGSSFPSQVQQYPYTQETEDERQARVLREYQKTFINYLSVAFVIALIGVCYHMPGLIATERETGISQLIDAMMPATRGWHRQFVRLVSHQNAFIITYLPGWVIASVVCRVLIWKNTSFGIMIIFFVLSGLAITSMSLLGACFWRKAQMSGVVTAVVWIALGIVAQAVPNPSTATVAILGLLFTPCNFVYFITYVARYEQDGQGASLTKTHKDSPWSLPGIVLWVFLLLQFLIYPFIAVFLERALHGVTTGVRSSSSPEKAAAQAGHVIRVENMTKIYRPSLLRRFFSFVSPPRPEVVAVDNLTLTANRGQILALLGANGSGKSTTLDIIAGISNFTNGNVSIDARGGLGIAPQKNVLWDDLTVEEHITIFNQLKSPQRYATKEETMALIKAIGLTQKTKAMSKTLSGGQKRKLQLGMMLTGGSSVCCVDEVSSGIDPLSRRKIWDILLSERGTRTIVMTTHFLDEADLLADNIAILSKGKLRAEGSSAQLKDRFGAGYRVHVLNAKYMKHAPEVPEVQRNELSNTITYIAPSSNLAAKVIRTLEHAHIPYQFSGPTIEDVFLNLADEVRDDEGRNQKNNQARQLATKERLSDSEDAAKQGAAIDQELLSGRPVNWASQMLVFLRKRITILKTNWIPYAIAFIIPIIAAAITQMLVNNKSAVGCSPRESSTRADFGDFTKFYNSAHLVGGPASKFNESVARDLTKTIVPGSADVGDFSLKLVASRSEMQSYIETNRRTVSPGGWWLGDSGSVPAVAWRSDNFSMYTSVLTQNLMNNMLANVTIATRYTHFDSPIAPSTLDALQLVIYFCIACSIFPGLFGLYPNFEKRQQIRGLQYSSGARTIPVWAAHLLFDTCIILVSMALVAIIFATTSDIWYYPGYLFPVFMLYGMVTILWSYLFSLVCKSALATYAATAVLQGLGFAVYVISFLFILTYSEAASLDKNILISHWVIAVIFPTGSLIRAFFVGLNTFSTTCDGDKLQSYPGAMTAYGGPVLYLAVQAILVFGVVIWLETGSGKYATGKAKPTAEVDDAEIADELVRVDNAGQGQRANGLQVVHLTKAFKKKTVVDNVTFGVDRSQVFALLGPNGAGKSTTISLIRGDLHPSRNGGDVFVQGASVTKHRALARQNLGVCPQFDAIDSMTVEEHLQHFARIRGILDVKKQVDAVVRAVGLGDYTKVMAHTLSGGNKRKLSLGIALTGNPSVILLDEPSSGLDAAAKRVMWRTLETITPGRSILLTTHSMEEADALANRAGIMAKRMLALGNTDALRHRFGDTLHVHLVCKTAPHSTLEEMERIRAWTAQTFPDAKIEHETFHGQMRYSIPASSLTPHGKSDGQNDASASGSAIGQMLVMLEEHKDALGIAHYSVTPTTLNEVFLTIVGQHDVLEEGYKEEEKPWYKKHIWEWF; encoded by the coding sequence ATGGATGTATACCGTCAAACCAACACTCTCACCAAAAAGACTCTCAAAATTATTCTTACCCGTCACTCCACAAGCACCATCTACAGCGCCTTGGTTCTTCCCATCATCGCATCTCTCTATCTCGGTCTCGGTCAGAAATTCAACAACCCCAATGATCAGTTCGGCATCGGAACTCCTCAAAATATCCTCTCTCTTGGAGAGGCGCTCTCAAAGGCCCAAGGAGGTCGCGATACCGTCGCTTTCGTAAACACGGGACATGCCGGTGGAGAAATCGATCGCGTTATTGGCTCCCTTTCCAAGACTGTTGGTGACGCAGGCAAGAATGCGACCAAGATTTCCAACCAAGACGACCTTGGCTATGTTTGCAAAAGCACTATTCGCGGCACCTCTAATTGTTATGGTGCTGTCGTATTCTATTCTTCCCCTGATGAGGGCAGCGGAGGAATTTGGAACTACACGCTTCGAGCAGATGCCGGGCTGGGACTCTACTTTAGAAATGACCACGACGATAACGACCCCGAGGTCTATACTCTACCCTTGCAGCACGCCGTTGACGCTGCCATTGCTGGCTCGTCATTCCCCTCCCAGGTGCAACAGTACCCCTACACCCAGGAGACGGAGGATGAACGTCAAGCACGGGTCCTTCGCGAGTATCAGAAGACATTCATCAACTACCTGAGTGTCGCATTTGTGATTGCTCTCATTGGGGTATGCTACCACATGCCGGGCTTGATCGCAACGGAGAGAGAGACTGGTATTTCCCAGCTCAtcgatgccatgatgcctGCGACACGGGGCTGGCACCGACAATTCGTGCGCCTGGTCTCCCACCAGAAtgccttcatcatcacctACTTGCCCGGCTGGGTTATTGCGTCCGTAGTCTGCCGAGTCCTCATTTGGAAAAACACCAGTTTTGGAATCATGATCATCTTTTTCGTCCTCAGCGGACTTGCAATcacgtccatgtccctcCTCGGCGCGTGTTTCTGGAGAAAGGCCCAGATGTCTGGCGTAGTCACGGCCGTGGTATGGATTGCATTGGGCATCGTTGCACAAGCTGTTCCGAATCCAAGCACAGCTACTGTTGCCATTCTCGGCTTGTTATTTACCCCGTGCAATTTTGTCTACTTCATTACGTATGTCGCGCGATAcgaacaagacggccaaggggCGAGCCTGACCAAAACGCACAAAGACAGTCCCTGGAGCCTTCCTGGCATTGTCTTGTGGGTGTTTCTGCTTTTGCAGTTTCTCATCTACCCCTTCATTGCTGTATTCTTGGAGCGCGCACTGCATGGAGTAACCACCGGCGTTCGCAGCTCATCGTCGCCAGAGAAGGCTGCCGCTCAGGCCGGCCATGTCATTCGTGTCGAGAATATGACCAAGATATACCGCCCAAGCTTGTTGCGTCGATTCTTCTCATTCGTTTCTCCACCACGGCCCGAGGTTGTCGCTGTTGATAATCTCACCCTGACGGCCAACAGGGGCCAAATACTGGCCTTGCTTGGTGCAAACGGGAGCGGTAAAAGTACAACGCTGGATATCATTGCTGGCATCAGCAACTTCACGAATGGAAACGTCTCGATTGATGCGAGGGGCGGTCTCGGAATCGCACCACAGAAGAATGTGCTCTGGGATGACCTTACTGTCGAAGAGcacatcaccatcttcaaccagCTCAAGTCGCCGCAACGATATGCCACCAAGGAGGAGACAATGGCATTAATCAAAGCTATTGGCCTGACTcaaaagacaaaagccaTGTCCAAGACTCTCTCAGGCGGTCAGAAGCGCAAACTACAGTTAGGTATGATGCTAACCGGAGGTAGTTCTGTGTGCTGCGTGGATGAGGTCTCGTCTGGTATTGATCCGCTTTCAAGAAGGAAGATTTGGGATATTCTGCTGTCAGAAAGAGGAACCCGGACTATCGTAATGACGACGCATTTCTTGGATGAGGCCGACTTACTCGCGGATAATATCGCTATCCTTTCCAAGGGCAAACTTCGAGCTGAAGGATCATCTGCCCAGCTAAAAGACCGCTTCGGTGCTGGTTATCGGGTACATGTTCTCAACGCCAAGTACATGAAACACGCTCCCGAGGTGCCTGAAGTCCAGCGAAACGAACTTTCAAACACCATCACCTACATTGCACCTTCATCAAATCTCGCCGCAAAAGTCATTCGCACCTTGGAGCATGCTCATATCCCCTATCAGTTTTCCGGGCCGACTATTGAAGACGTATTCTTGAACCTTGCTGACGAAGTACGAGATGACGAGGGTAgaaaccaaaaaaacaaTCAAGCTCGACAATTGGCAACAAAGGAGAGGCTCTCGGACTCGGAAGACGCCGCCAAACAAGGAGCTGCCATCGACCAGGAGCTCCTATCCGGCCGACCGGTGAACTGGGCAAGCCAGATGTTGGTTTTCCTTCGCAAACGAATCACTATCCTCAAGACAAACTGGATTCCTTACGCCATCGCATTCATCATCCCCATCATTGCCGCTGCCATCACGCAGATGCTGGTCAACAATAAGTCCGCTGTCGGGTGCAGCCCCAGGGAATCCAGCACAAGAGCAGACTTTGGTGATTTTACCAAATTTTACAATTCTGCTCATTTAGTCGGGGGACCAGCTTCTAAATTCAACGAAAGCGTTGCGAGGGATCTCACTAAAACGATTGTTCCAGGCTCTGCCGACGTTGGCGATTTCTCTCTCAAATTAGTCGCTTCTCGGTCTGAAATGCAATCTTATATCGAGACTAACCGCAGGACCGTATCCCCTGGTGGATGGTGGCTAGGAGATTCCGGATCAGTGCCTGCAGTTGCCTGGAGATCGGATAATTTTTCCATGTATACTTCTGTCCTGACACAGAATCTGATGAACAATATGCTAGCAAACGTGACCATTGCGACGAGGTATACGCACTTTGACTCTCCGATTGCCCCGTCTACTCTGGACGCTTTACAGCTGGTTATTTacttctgcattgcttgctcCATCTTTCCAGGCTTATTTGGTCTCTATCCCAATTTTGAAAAACGCCAACAGATCCGCGGGCTGCAATATTCGAGCGGAGCGAGGACAATCCCCGTTTGGGCGGCACACTTGCTCTTTGACACTTGCATCATTCTGGTTTCCATGGCTCTCGTTGCAATCATCTTTGCCACGACGTCTGATATTTGGTACTATCCTGGGTATCTGTTCCCCGTCTTCATGCTCTACGGCATGGTGACAATTCTCTGGTCATACTTGTTTTCATTGGTCTGCAAAAGCGCACTGGCAACATATGCAGCAACGGCGGTTCTTCAAGGTCTGGGGTTTGCCGTGTACGTGAtttccttcctcttcattCTTACATACTCTGAGGCTGCGTCTCTGGACAAGAATATTCTCATCTCGCACTGGGTCATTGCTGTCATTTTCCCTACCGGCTCTCTCATTCGGGCATTCTTCGTCGGCCTCAATACATTCTCAACTACATGTGACGGAGACAAGCTGCAAAGCTACCCAGGAGCCATGACTGCCTACGGTGGGCCGGTATTGTACCTTGCTGTACAGGCAATACTTGTTTTTGGTGTCGTCATTTGGCTCGAGACCGGTTCTGGCAAATACGCTACCGGCAAAGCAAAGCCAACTGCCGAGGTTGATGACGCCGAAATTGCAGACGAGCTGGTTCGTGTGGATAATGCAGGGCAAGGGCAGCGTGCGAACGGTCTCCAAGTTGTCCATCTCACAAAGGcattcaagaagaagactgtCGTGGACAATGTCACTTTTGGCGTTGACCGCAGCCAAGTCTTCGCTCTGCTTGGCCCCAACGGCGCCGGAAAGTCTACCACAATCTCCTTGATTCGCGGCGACCTGCACCCCAGCCGTAACGGCGGTGATGTATTTGTCCAAGGCGCTTCCGTCACCAAGCACAGAGCACTGGCACGTCAGAACCTCGGCGTCTGCCCGCAATTCGATGCTATTGATTCCATGACGGTGGAAGAACACCTACAGCACTTTGCTCGCATCCGGGGGATCCTCGACGTCAAGAAACAGGTCGACGCTGTTGTTCGCGCCGTTGGGCTCGGCGACTACACCAAGGTCATGGCTCACACCTTGTCTGGCGGCAACAAGCGAAAACTCTCTCTTGGCATTGCTCTGACGGGCAACCCGTccgtcatcctcctcgaTGAGCCGTCGTCGGGGCTGGACGCCGCGGCCAAGAGAGTCATGTGGCGGACTTTGGAAACAATTACACCCGGCCGTTCTATCCTGCTCACCACGCATAGcatggaagaagccgatGCCCTTGCGAACCGCGCCGGCATCATGGCGAAGCGCATGCTCGCTCTTGGAAATACGGACGCCCTGCGGCACCGGTTTGGCGACACTCTCCACGTGCATCTTGTGTGCAAGACGGCGCCGCATTCTACGTTGGAAGAAATGGAACGTATCCGGGCTTGGACTGCTCAGACATTCCCTGATGCCAAAATCGAGCACGAGACATTCCACGGCCAGATGCGCTACTCTATTCCTGCTTCGTCTCTAACACCACATGGAAAGTCTGATGGTCAAAACGACGCTTCGGCATCTGGCAGTGCAATTGGACAGATGCTAGTCATGCTGGAGGAGCATAAAGATGCGCTGGGCATTGCTCATTATAGCGTTACCCCCACGACTCTGAATGAGGTCTTCCTGACTATTGTGGGCCAACACGATGTCTTGGAGGAAGGATAtaaggaggaggagaagccgTGGTACAAGAAGCATATCTGGGAGTGGTTCTAG
- the HOS3 gene encoding Histone deacetylase HOS3 encodes MSHSIHGSLSPRQGPASPASNRANDDNSGLTQSLSQLSLTNEPQTLKPLPSPRNSWGTPAKPPPRRSSSASPHPRTPSRSPSNGPGSRRASHADTPPLLRKASMNSLHSANGVAPGRPLARRSSSSHIISTSPANRTPPEEKPPLTARSIASDYFAAELAEYHGATPTLPTDTVVILNDAVYGHRFSRPRTSRSALSTIVERPERIKAAVLGISTAYVRLGGRHCQGHLPIHPKRNLPDINSIPFRIHKTTRQLSLLSSAVTNVHGTKWMEELKLMCGSAESILAMGGKELQRPDISRGPEHPAPQKLHEGDLYLCEESLNAMQGALGAVCEAVDTVFGSGPRKAFVGVRPPGHHCSASHPSGFCWVNNVHVGIMHAALQHGLTHAAIIDFDLHHGDGSQAITWQHNARANAANKSHASWKRTSIGYFSLHDINSYPCEMGDEDKVKNASLCIDSAHGQSIWNIHLQSWKTEQEFWTLYESTYAILLEKTRKYLKNETAKLRASNQVPKAAVFFSAGFDASEWESAGMQRHHVNVPTEFYARLSQDVVKLAAEEGLAVDGRVISVLEGGYSDRALCSGIMSHLSGLVSGSHDKEQSTIKTDQESSGLAYEMGQRIGAINLNAVPIMKPPPSMYDPAWWATNELDLLEEPEEPLAVPRKPRNSTPPTYTSPTQASTARVADPIKMKNSLSGLSTSYSKVPQRPTSPPPPEVPWHIAAKELCKTLIPSDRQTDSCTAEDLNAEASRARRDRQSLLLGNQPPTPSGSERSLSRMSLRERKSRPIGPIDEEMSEVLPKTRRKPASTPISSPAKAGRSTPRPAGAQSARKSSRRLSVASTNLSPPREEPPPVPPIPATAPVPSRTASRPNSRAGRTQSSNKVPVKKTQAVPSRIDPAPKGGRNAARASTPAKGAKQSTIAADTPTPATGLPLNAVGNDAKSDIDSLTDGVKKIRINLITKAQRDGKQKAKPEQSVEPHRQLGQDSSIVKSEKPPTPEGMSSIPNAPEQLPTQLAPASGLPEAPPTPSLSGGISTPVEEMHTSNTSSPTPTPSIPTGSSPDVPHVTIQPASDASDVFIPYQPEGPEPVTMVQHEHLKWLPPNIQTPSSVTPVHTPLPSATKTKNNLFHYTSGIRFAPRPDAELQGRPGSVDKPRTGHEQ; translated from the exons ATGTCGCACTCGATTCATGGGTCGTTGTCTCCACGACAGGGACCAGCATCACCAGCATCCAACAGAGCAAACGATGACAACTCTGGTTTGACACAGTCGCTGAGCCAGCTTTCTTTGACGAACGAACCCCAAACCCTGAAGCCTcttccaagcccaagaaaCTCCTGGGGAACTCCCGCTAAGCCGCCACCTCGAAGATCGTCATCGGCCTCACCTCATCCTCGGACGCCTTCTCGCAGTCCTTCTAATGGACCAGGCTCCAGAAGAGCCTCCCATGCTGATACGCCGCCACTACTTCGAAAGGCTTCCATGAACTCTTTACATTCTGCGAATGGTGTCGCGCCTGGAAGACCTTTGGCCAGGCGATCGAGCTCATCGCACATTATCTCAACATCCCCAGCAAACAGGACCCCCCCTGAAGAGAAGCCCCCCCTGACAGCAAGAAGCATTGCTAGCGATTACTTTGCGGCTGAACTTGCGGAATACCATGGAGCTACTCCTACGCTACCAACAGACACTGTTGTTATTCTCAATGATGCTGTATACGGGCATCGCTTCTCCCGCCCTCGAACTTCCCGAAGTGCGTTAAGCACCATTGTGGAACGACCCGAACGTATCAAGGCTGCTGTTCTAGGTATATCTACAGCATACGTACGGTTGGGTGGTCGACACTGTCAGGGTCACTTGCCTATTCATCCCAAGAGGAACCTCCCCGACATCAACAGCATTCCCTTTCGCATTCACAAGACAACTAGACAGCTGTCACTGCTGTCTTCAGCAGTTACCAATGTACATGGCACCAAGTGGATGGAGGAATTGAAACTCATGTGCGGTTCGGCTGAGTCAATATTGGCTATGGGAGGAAAGGAGCTGCAACGGCCTGACATTTCTCGAGGACCAGAACATCCTGCACCACAGAAGCTCCACGAAGGCGATTTGTACCTGTGCGAAGAGTCTCTCAATGCCATGCAAGGTGCTTTGGGCGCAGTGTGCGAGGCAGTGGACACAGTCTTTGGCTCTGGTCCTCGCAAAGCGTTTGTCGGCGTAAGACCCCCTGGCCACCATTGTTCTGCTTCTCACCCTTCTGGCTTCTGCTGGGTGAACAATGTTCATGTGGGTATCATGCATGCTGCACTTCAGCATGGTCTCACTCATGCAGCCATAATTGACTTTGATCTTCATCACGGCGACGGCTCTCAGGCCATTACTTGGCAGCACAATGCCCGCGCTAATGCGGCGAACAAGAGCCACGCCTCTTGGAAAAGAACGTCAATAGGCTACTTTAGCTTGCACGACATTAACTCCTATCCTTGCGAGATGGGTGATGAAGACAAAGTCAAGAACGCGAGTCTATGTATCGATAGTGCGCATGGCCAGTCCATCTGGAATATCCACCTACAATCCTGGAAAACGGAACAAGAGTTCTGGACCCTGTACGAAAGTACATATGCTATTCTGCTGGAAAAGACACGAAAGTACTTGAAAAATGAGACAGCCAAGCTGCGTGCCTCAAACCAAGTCCCCAAAGCGGCAGTCTTCTTCTCTGCGGGCTTTGATGCCAGTGAGTGGGAGAGCGCGGGAATGCAACGCCACCATGTGAATGTGCCGACCGAGTTCTATGCCAGACTGTCGCAGGATGTTGTGAAACTGGCGGCAGAGGAGGGACTGGCTGTAGATGGTCGGGTGATCAGCGTCCTTGAAGGTGGATATAGCGATCGCGCCCTGTGCTCAGGAATAATGAGCCATCTGAGTGGCCTAGTTAGTGGTAGTCACGACAAGGAGCAAAGCACAATCAAGACGGACCAGGAATCTAGCGGGCTCGCGTACGAGATGGGCCAAAGGATCGGAGCTATCAACTTGAACGCGGTTCCGATAATGAAACCACCGCCGTCAATGTACGACCCAGCATGGTGGGCAACGAATGAGCTGGACCTCCTCGAAGAACCCGAGGAGCCTCTAGCAGTACCAAGAAAACCACGCAACTCTACTCCTCCGACCTACACATCGCCGACCCAGGCCTCTACTGCTAGAGTTGCTGACCCCatcaagatgaagaacaGTCTCTCTGGTTTGTCTACCAGCTATTCAAAAGTACCTCAGAGGCCAACATCACCCCCACCTCCTGAAGTGCCTTGGCATATAGCTGCGAAGGAACTGTGTAAAACTCTGATACCATCAGACCGTCAAACAGACAGTTGTACGGCGGAGGATCTCAATGCTGAAGCATCACGGGCCCGAAGAGATCGTCAGTCTCTGTTGCTCGGGAACCAGCCACCAACACCATCCGGATCTGAGAGATCATTATCAAGAATGTCGTTACGCGAACGTAAATCGAGGCCAATCGGTCCTATTGACGAGGAAATGAGCGAAGTGCTACcgaagacaagaagaaagccCGCGAGCACACCAATATCATCTCCAGCAAAG GCTGGGAGAAGTACGCCTCGGCCAGCTGGAGCGCAGTCCGCCAGAAAATCCAGCCGCCGCCTGAGCGTGGCATCTACGAATCTGTCCCCTCCCAGGGAAGAACCACCTCCGGTCCCTCCTATCCCAGCCACGGCGCCTGTTCCTAGCCGAACAGCCAGTCGACCCAACTCTAGGGCGGGTAGGACACAAAGCAGCAACAAGGTTCCCGTGAAGAAGACCCAGGCAGTGCCATCCCGAATAGACCCTGCACCCAAAGGAGGGCGAAATGCGGCAAGGGCGAGCACTCCTGCTAAAGGAGCGAAACAGTCTACAATCGCGGCTGACACGCCGACGCCGGCTACGGGACTACCGCTCAATGCTGTCGGTAACGATGCCAAGAGCGATATTGACAGTTTGACCGACGGTGTCAAGAAGATAAGAATCAACTTGATCACAAAAGCACAAAGGGACGGGAAGCAGAAGGCCAAGCCGGAACAAAGCGTGGAACCTCATCGCCAGCTTGGGCAGGATTCGAGCATAGTGAAGTCTGAGAAACCACCTACACCTGAAGGCATGTCCTCGATACCAAATGCTCCGGAGCAGCTTCCAACTCAACTGGCGCCAGCTTCTGGTCTCCCTGAAGCACCACCAACACCGTCACTAAGTGGAGGAATTTCAACTCCGGTGGAGGAAATGCACACATCTAATACATCGTCGCCTACGCCGACTCCGTCTATTCCCACGGGAAGCTCTCCGGATGTACCGCATGTTACTATTCAACCAGCTAGCGACGCCAGCGACGTCTTTATTCCCTATCAGCCAGAAGGACCTGAACCTGTCACCATGGTGCAGCACGAGCATCTGAAGTGGCTTCCGCCTAACATTCAGACGCCTTCTTCTGTAACTCCGGTTCATACACCTCTGCCTAGCGCGACGAAAACGAAAAACAACCTATTCCACTACACCTCAGGGATCCGATTCGCCCCAAGGCCGGATGCAGAGTTACAAGGACGACCTGGATCTGTGGACAAACCACGCACAGGGCATGAACAGTGA
- a CDS encoding mitochondrial 37S ribosomal protein bS1m, producing MGARAVSPGGALLRTSRMFSVPKPLPEPPSTSLHIGDHKSATMTRQYPQHQSITTPLSSREKGDWGYKRPFPLKSTMTTSTPLIRVKKVDSVENVTDFASAADHSLSLEKFQELHVAMSVPRGKIPGEARSASLWPKSVFEEELDSTESQSGRSDDKRWKFRGPWLARMGEGEFVRYLRKTVHPKRAQFRALLKRKLAEDITTSQNKLALEKGTPAPPKVEPRDITEAHFSEYLRTLRNDRTTLYSLVSEFLDLAPLAVPIGLFQSFQHMNPPLESGSLYGNSGPPPSHPSAGISYLRTNSYMENHPVYGPQGRRTPVLARVVYPRAGHKPAKLGVGGFVADVPIGDNEFNIRYGRGRTQANKMLNGIAHLDTTTYGGAKAYIEPKTATVDPSGKVVLQLRETHPEAQVIAKESKGQSHIYHDAETKAKQATQFQGDKSTGRRIERITDEILNDDSSKVRDS from the coding sequence ATGGGGGCTCGTGCTGTTTCGCCCGGAGGGGCTTTATTGAGAACATCACGCATGTTCTCAGTACCAAAACCCCTTCCTGAACCTCCGTCTACCAGCCTTCACATTGGAGATCATAAATCAGCGACTATGACGAGACAATATCCTCAGCATCAGTCAATCACGACTCCCCTCTCATCACGCGAGAAGGGTGACTGGGGCTACAAGAGACCGTTCCCCTTAAAATCTACAATGACCACGTCGACACCTCTGATCCGAGTTAAAAAGGTCGATTCTGTCGAGAATGTTACCGATTTCGCGTCAGCTGCGGACCATTCACTGTCGTTGGAGAAGTTCCAGGAGCTGCATGTTGCCATGTCGGTCCCGCGAGGAAAGATTCCAGGTGAAGCAAGGTCAGCCTCCTTGTGGCCCAAGTCCGTCTTCGAGGAAGAACTTGACTCCACCGAATCTCAATCTGGACGGAGCGATGACAAGCGATGGAAATTTCGAGGCCCGTGGCTTGCCAGGATGGGTGAAGGCGAATTCGTCCGATACTTGAGGAAAACAGTGCACCCGAAACGTGCCCAATTTCGAGCCCTTTTGAAGCGCAAACTTGCCGAGGACATCACCACGAGCCAGAATAAGCTTGCGCTGGAGAAGGGTACGCCCGCACCTCCCAAGGTTGAACCCCGTGACATTACCGAGGCACACTTTTCGGAGTACCTGCGAACTTTGCGCAATGACCGCACAACATTGTATAGTTTGGTCTCCGAGTTTCTGGATCTAGCGCCGCTGGCTGTACCTATCGGACTCTTCCAAAGCTTTCAGCATATGAATCCTCCACTGGAGTCTGGAAGCCTTTACGGCAACTCAGGTCCGCCACCTAGTCATCCCTCCGCTGGTATTAGCTACCTGCGAACCAACTCCTACATGGAGAACCACCCCGTCTATGGACCCCAAGGGCGACGCACACCTGTTCTGGCGAGAGTGGTGTACCCAAGGGCCGGGCACAAACCCGCCAaacttggtgttggcggctTTGTAGCAGATGTTCCTATTGGGGATAACGAATTCAATATCCGCTACGGCCGAGGTAGAACCCAGGCCAACAAGATGCTCAACGGCATCGCTCACCTTGACACTACTACATATGGTGGCGCCAAGGCTTATATCGAGCCTAAAACGGCTACTGTAGATCCGAGCGGAAAAGTCGTATTGCAACTTCGCGAAACCCATCCTGAGGCTCAAGTCATTGCTAAAGAGAGTAAAGGCCAGTCACACATTTACCACGATGCAGAAACCAAGGCAAAGCAGGCGACGCAATTCCAGGGAGACAAGAGCACAGGCCGACGAATTGAGAGAATTACGGACGAGATATTGAATGACGATTCTTCAAAGGTTCGAGATTCTTAG
- the rps-17 gene encoding 40S ribosomal protein eS17, protein MGRVRTKTVKKSAKVIIERYYPKLTLDFETNKRICDEIAVIASKRLRNKIAGYTTHLMKRIQRGPVRGISFKLQEEERERKDQYVPEVSALDYTQNESGQLEIDSETKDLLKHLGFDSIPVNVTQVTQNNPNERGPRRFGDRPRRD, encoded by the exons ATGGGTCGCGTTCGTACCAAGACCGTGAAGAAGTCCGCCAAGGTCATCATTGAGCGGTACTACCCCAAGCTCACTCTCGACTTCGAGACCAACAAGCGCATCTGCGATGAGATCGCTGTCATTGCTTCCAAGCGCCTCCGCAACAAG ATTGCCGGCTACACCACCCACTTGATGAAGCGTATTCAGCGTGGTCCCGTCCGTGGCATCTCCTTCAAGCTCCAGGAAGAGGAGCGTGAGCGAAAGGACCAGTACGTCCCCGAGGTCTCTGCCCTCGACTACACCCAGAACGAGTCGGGCCAGCTCGAGATCGACTCCGAGACCAAGGACCTCCTCAAGCACCTTGGC TTCGACTCCATTCCCGTCAACGTCACCCAGGTCACTCAGAACAACCCCAACGAGCGCGGCCCCCGACGTTTCGGCGACCGTCCTCGCCGCGACTAA